Genomic window (Oryza sativa Japonica Group chromosome 3, ASM3414082v1):
AAATATGCATTAATCATACCTTCTTTTTATGGTCATCTGTAAATGGCCTTTTACCAAgctttattttcaatttcttcATAAGCTCTTCTTTAGTTAAATGAAGCAAAGGATCATTTTCCTCAAAATGTTGGTccttaataaaaaaacaagaagattcaaaaaaaatattgaaataaaaaataaacttccatGATAAATGAACATGACAAATGAACTTACATGATTATCAGAACTTTCATCATGATTAGATAAATGAACATCACCATCATGATTATCAGAACTCAAACTACAATCATTGTCACTGTTAGATTCACTAGAAATATCCACTTTTGATCTTTTTCTATGACCCATGACTgcaaggagagaaaaaaagatcTCAAAACATAAGTATTATGGactaaaatatataacaaaacaGAATAAAACATACAAGTTAAATGCACCATGTCATACGAAAATAATATTACTTTCATATAGTAGAAATAATTATTTTCATAGAGTAGTGTCAAATGTGTAGCACAAACTCATGTCATATATCAGAGTATAGTGATGACTAGGAATACTATACTCTTCTCCTTCTGAACAAATGTATTAACAATACTCTTCTCCTTCTGAATACTAAACCTAAGCATGCAAAATGCAGAGACAAAAATTGACTACTATAAAAAACATTCTAGTACAGAAATCTTCAATAACTTGTGTTATTTACTCATGTAAGGTTGTCATTGAAAGATTAAAAATACCAAACTAAAATGCAAATGGCATATAGCATTTGTggatttctagaaaaaaaaacatcctgaATCAGTGCATAAACATTCACCTAAATAGCATATAGCATTTTCTTGCATAGATTTAGAAACTGACATCAAAGCATTACTACAAAATCAATCAGTGCACAGAACATGCAAATCAAGGGTATACAGAAGGGTCAACAAATATACATTGCACACATCTAGTTCACAAAAGCAAAAGCACAGATCTAGTTCACAAATGCAAAAAAGCAATCACAAAAAGATATATCTAAAATGAAATGAATCACACATCTAGTCCACATAAACAATATCTAGGGCTAAGAACACAAATCACAACCATAAACATAACAGTACTCTTCTCATTTTGAATACTGAACCTGAACATGGAACATGC
Coding sequences:
- the LOC9268223 gene encoding uncharacterized protein codes for the protein MGHRKRSKVDISSESNSDNDCSLSSDNHDGDVHLSNHDESSDNHDQHFEENDPLLHLTKEELMKKLKIKLGKRPFTDDHKKKRHKVESDSIIDDALLEIHNDLVLHSLKMKLSMLGEQSKNKRKTFEKDNQQGCVLTDCKLLFYMIMIFNFL